Sequence from the Cucurbita pepo subsp. pepo cultivar mu-cu-16 chromosome LG02, ASM280686v2, whole genome shotgun sequence genome:
ttgaaatattatatatctataattatgtttttattaaaaatcttatttaaaatgattgaCAGAGTTATTTAAGTCATTCACTGCTTTGCTGCCCTCTCTATTtgcttttcttattttttttctttatctgtATTTACTCTattaccttttattttcttttttttctttatggaTATGTACTCTATTgccttttacttttcttttttttttttatctatatttactctgttgccttttaattttgttcaaatgttttcaaaatttatagtgGATCAGTGTTTCCAAATCATTCTTTATCTCTGTGTTTCCTCTTCTCCTCATCTCTGTTAACACTTGATTAtgttcacaaattttctttatcattttacttttaatctattcatttgtctattgatataaatttactgatctaatattattatctaatttactagaattcatataaattattggcatttagtttctaactcaaaacTAAACAATTGTAATGATTTAATGAAGATTTAACCATAATTGGcagtgatttctaaaaaaaaaaaataggacaaaaaaaattaagatttaatatatatctcCACGATAAATCTTCTTAAAGGTGAATTGGGTAAAaccattctcatttttttcttaaattaaatctgtcaattattgtttttctgtttctttttgcaaACGGTACTTTTTTTGGGAGGTGGGTTGAAGAGAGATAATTGGGGAAGGAATGAGAGGTTGGTGGAGAGGACTAGGAAgattatttctctttcttttaatctCAAAACCAGGAGACATAATCAATCCCAAAACTGCCCACtccaagaaacaaagaaaaagaaaaaggcaagtTGTGAATGTTTTACATATCTTTATAACCATCATTTCCAAGCTTCAAAGGAATACAATTGTTTTACATATCTTTTCTGAGAGCTACTTCGGCTTCACGAATGGCTCGACACGAGGGGAGCAGCGGAGCGGTTTCGATGAGCACGGTGGCTGTTGCAATGGCAttgctgctgttgctgcttGGCTTCGAACATGACAATGCTGCTACAACTTTTGTTGTTGGCGACTCGAACGGATGGAACCTGGGCATGGAGGGATGGCCTAATGGGAAGGTGTTTAGAGCCGGTGACATATTAAGTGAGTTTTCAACTCTCGTTTTGATCGTTGAATAGtaactaatattttacttgCGTAATCGTATctgttaagaatgatgctctgatactatattaagaatgaaaaatagaaatgggATTGAAAGTCcgagaaaagagaaaatattctaCTAACCAAATCATGaagataagataaaatatatcaaaacacaagtccctagcagacgcgttttaaagccttgaggggaaactcgaaagggaaagcctaagctttaaatattatagaatTAGTTGTGATTTGCTTGTACTATATCGGAATACtttcaatgctttaatttcaccTGAGCTTTAATTTCCCACAATTccggtaaagatgacatcaaaccaatgctttaatttcatattcaaaattaatttccaccaatctcagttgacttacaatcatattNtcttatacctatcacagtcatgtCATTACATGAATGTACCTTAGTCATANACTCACCGTCACATATTTGTAAATTGAACAACCTCCGCAtaaaatacaccttgttcatagtcGACGTTTTTTGGCACATACTCAACAGTACCTTCAACAGATTTgatattgtcttctccttgatgatgttgaacgccGCATTTTTNTACCATCAcatgaacgtatcctaacgctatcgttctataaATCTATCACACatctatccctttctacccatatcccTTGCTACNTAAGGCCTGCCAATCCTTGAGCTTCTACTGCTCCGTGTTCATGGTATTCGTATTCACCTCCTACAGGGGTTCGTGGAGATCTTTCtagtacagataatcttcaatctgcatcgtCCAAAAATCGAAATCGGATCCNTATCACACatctatccctttctacccatatcccTTGCTAcacataacctaaccgtattcttttatcaatctctcatatccatagcacttcggtatgtaacctaaNATACCctcgatctagatgatcacaaggaacaggagagagaaaatggaaggaggaatattgaataaagatttatattgatgactttaaGTATGTACGGTAAGAGACATAAGATTGTANATGGGACACGtgttaacataaatataaccatgttgatagtaaggccacttacttgattaGCTTAGGTTGATGTCCCGAAGTTATcctaatgaaagttcgattctgtcCTAATCCAAACCAAcatatgtgagcccatgacattagtttcaagtttgaactctataaaattatttttctaatttacaTTGATCCATTgtcaaaagttttgaaatattatatatctataattatgtttttattaaaaatcttatttaaaatgattgaCAGAGTTATTTAAGTCATTCACTGCTTTGCTGCCCTCTCTATTtgcttttcttattttttttctttatctgtATTTACTCTattaccttttattttcttttttttctttatggaTATGTACTCTATTgccttttacttttcttttttttttttatctatatttactctgttgccttttaattttgttcaaatgttttcaaaatttatagtgGATCAGTGTTTCCAAATCATTCTTTATCTCTGTGTTTCCTCTTCTCCTCATCTCTGTTAACACTTGATTAtgttcacaaattttctttatcattttacttttaatctattcatttgtctattgatataaatttactgatctaatattattatctaatttactagaattcatataaattattggcatttagtttctaactcaaaacTAAACAATTGTAATGATTTAATGAAGATTTAACCATAATTGGcagtgatttctaaaaaaaaaaaataggacaaaaaaaattaagatttaatatatatctcCACGATAAATCTTCTTAAAGGTGAATTGGGTAAAaccattctcatttttttcttaaattaaatctgtcaattattgtttttctgtttctttttgcaaACGGTACTTTTTTTGGGAGGTGGGTTGAAGAGAGATAATTGGGGAAGGAATGAGAGGTTGGTGGAGAGGACTAGGAAgattatttctctttcttttaatctCAAAACCAGGAGACATAATCAATCCCAAAACTGCCCACtccaagaaacaaagaaaaagaaaaaggcaagtTGTGAATGTTTTACATATCTTTATAACCATCATTTCCAAGCTTCAAAGGAATACAATTGTTTTACATATCTTTTCTGAGAGCTACTTCGGCTTCACGAATGGCTCGACACGAGGGGAGCAGCGGAGCGGTTTCGATGAGCACGGTGGCTGTTGCAATGGCAttgctgctgttgctgcttGGCTTCGAACATGACAATGCTGCTACAACTTTTGTTGTTGGCGACTCGAACGGATGGAACCTGGGCATGGAGGGATGGCCTAATGGGAAGGTGTTTAGAGCCGGTGACATATTAAGTGAGTTTTCAACTCTCGTTTTGATCGTTGAATAGtaactaatattttacttgCGTAATCGTATctgttaagaatgatgctctgatactatattaagaatgaaaaatagaaatgggATTGAAAGTCcgagaaaagagaaaatattctaCTAACCAAATCATGaagataagataaaatatatcaaaacacaagtccctagcagacgcgttttaaagccttgaggggaaactcgaaagggaaagcctaagctttaaatattatagaatTAGTTGTGATTTGCTTGTACTATATCGGAATACtttcaatgctttaatttcaccTGAGCTTTAATTTCCCACAATTccggtaaagatgacatcaaaccaatgctttaatttcatattcaaaattaatttccaccaatctcagttgacttacaatcatattgaattcatttatatgatcaacaaTAGACTCACCGTCACATATTTGTAAATTGAACAACCTCCGCAtaaaatacaccttgttcatagtcGACGTTTTTTGGCACATACTCAACAGTACCTTCAACAGATTTgatattgtcttctccttgatgatgttgaacgccGCATTTTttgatagcgtcaaccggatcaaccCTAAGGCCTGCCAATCCTTGAGCTTCTACTGCTCCGTGTTCATGGTATTCGTATTCACCTCCTACAGGGGTTCGTGGAGATCTTTCtagtacagataatcttcaatctgcatcgtCCAAAAatcgaaatcggatccatcaaacttctcaattccaacaTTTGAGCTTTCGATCTTCACAGATCATGATGAATCTCGCCTAAATTTGATACCAGTTCATAGGATCACACAATAACACATACCctcgatctagatgatcacaaggaacaggagagagaaaatggaaggaggaatattgaataaagatttatattgatgactttaaGTATGTACGGTAAGAGACATAAGattgtatatatatggttcaggtTACTATaactttaccatatataatcATCCATAGCCTTTTATTATATATCGTTTTTCACTATATATGACCATTTGcattatatgtcatttaccacATATAGCTTTACTACGTAGAANCATTGATCCATTgtcaaaagttttgaaatattatatatctataattatgtttttattaaaaatcttatttaaaatgattgaCAGAGTTATTTAAGTCATTCACTGCTTTGCTGCCCTCTCTATTtgcttttcttattttttttctttatctgtATTTACTCTattaccttttattttcttttttttctttatggaTATGTACTCTATTgccttttacttttcttttttttttttatctatatttactctgttgccttttaattttgttcaaatgttttcaaaatttatagtgGATCAGTGTTTCCAAATCATTCTTTATCTCTGTGTTTCCTCTTCTCCTCATCTCTGTTAACACTTGATTAtgttcacaaattttctttatcattttacttttaatctattcatttgtctattgatataaatttactgatctaatattattatctaatttactagaattcatataaattattggcatttagtttctaactcaaaacTAAACAATTGTAATGATTTAATGAAGATTTAACCATAATTGGcagtgatttctaaaaaaaaaaaataggacaaaaaaaattaagatttaatatatatctcCACGATAAATCTTCTTAAAGGTGAATTGGGTAAAaccattctcatttttttcttaaattaaatctgtcaattattgtttttctgtttctttttgcaaACGGTACTTTTTTTGGGAGGTGGGTTGAAGAGAGATAATTGGGGAAGGAATGAGAGGTTGGTGGAGAGGACTAGGAAgattatttctctttcttttaatctCAAAACCAGGAGACATAATCAATCCCAAAACTGCCCACtccaagaaacaaagaaaaagaaaaaggcaagtTGTGAATGTTTTACATATCTTTATAACCATCATTTCCAAGCTTCAAAGGAATACAATTGTTTTA
This genomic interval carries:
- the LOC111787699 gene encoding basic blue protein-like, which codes for MARHEGSSGAVSMSTVAVAMALLLLLLGFEHDNAATTFVVGDSNGWNLGMEGWPNGKVFRAGDILRVRGDLSSTDNLQSASSKNRNRIHQTSQFQHLSFRSSQIMMNLA